One window of the Candidatus Falkowbacteria bacterium genome contains the following:
- a CDS encoding Hsp20/alpha crystallin family protein, producing the protein MSFLDKLKRKVDVLEEGKLKEVENGEAKKETLSSGTSYAQLDVDIYETPEKYVILGSIAGVDIKNIELSVGEENDVLIIQGKKESPIDQLKAGESKIVPHHQECQWGEFYRQIILPQEINPELIEAYEEKGVLVIILPMLRLQRGKKNIQVSLKA; encoded by the coding sequence ATGTCTTTCCTGGATAAATTAAAACGCAAAGTCGACGTATTGGAAGAGGGCAAGCTGAAAGAGGTTGAAAATGGCGAAGCAAAAAAGGAAACTCTGAGCAGCGGGACCAGCTACGCCCAGCTTGATGTCGATATATACGAAACGCCTGAGAAGTATGTAATCTTAGGCTCGATCGCCGGAGTCGATATCAAGAACATCGAGCTTTCGGTCGGTGAAGAGAACGACGTCCTGATTATCCAAGGGAAGAAGGAGTCGCCGATAGATCAGCTCAAGGCCGGTGAGTCCAAGATCGTGCCACATCATCAGGAATGCCAGTGGGGAGAGTTCTATCGCCAGATTATTTTGCCTCAGGAAATAAATCCCGAATTGATCGAGGCTTACGAAGAAAAAGGCGTTCTGGTAATCATTCTTCCGATGCTCAGGCTGCAGCGGGGCAAGAAGAATATCCAAGTCAGCTTAAAAGCTTGA